ATATACATTTGGGAAACTCTCGCGCGGAAACTCATCTTCAAACATTGCAATTAAGCGAAACAGTTGTTCTTCAGTAAAATTTATTGCGGGTAGTTTATGTCCATTTAACCGCTTGTTGAAACGTTCAGAGAATTGTAGTTTCTCAGAATGTTCAATTTCCGGGTCATCCAAAAAATTATCGCTGTAAGGGTAAATCATTGAATAGGCAAATACCGACGGTGTAATTTTTATGGGTACCTGAACCATTAACTGCAAACCATTCATAATCCATACATTTCGCATGCCCTGGTATATATTTTCAGGTTTAAGCTCGGGGCCAAATGCACGTGCTTTGTAAAAAAAATCTTTCGAAACACCTTTAAAATCTTCTGAAAGAATAATTTCTAAATGGCCGGCTTCAAAATCAAAAACATTTTGAAGAAAATTTTTAAAAACCGGAAAAAATGATTTTGCCGGATCTTTTTTCAAACGCTGCACATTGCGAACATTTTGCAGATCTTTTAATTTACCCTGAAAAGCATCGAAATTTTCCTGATGTTTTAGCTTTTCTTCTTTAGTATAAGCTTTCTGAAAATGCGGCAATTCTTCGCTGCTGGCTTCCCACATTTTTATAAAATGGCTGATGTAATCCTGTACAGGCAACATAATTTTTGTTTTTCCCGAAATTAGCTGAAAACAGGGAAAAACCTGAAATTTATTAGATAAGCAGCGATTTTTTGGGGGTTAATGGCTTTATTAAAACTGTAAAATTATTTCAAACGATAAATTGTTCGGTGCACTTATCGTTTGAAATAATTCGATAATCTATGCAATATTGGTATAAACGGCCTGTACGTCTTCGTCTTCTTCCATCCGGTCCAACATCTTCTCAATATCTTCAAGTTGTTCTTCAGAAAACTCGACCGGGGTGTTAGGTATTCGTCTGAGTTCGGCTTTACTTACTTCAATTTCCAGCTCTTCAAATTTATGCGCTAAATCGCTAAAGCTGGTATATTCTCCATAGGCGTAGTAGGTTCCGTCATTTTCTTCAATTTCATCCAGTCCTGCATCAATCAGCTCCAACTCAATTTCTTCCAGCTCCATAGCTTCAGGCATTGCAAATTCAAAAACGGCTTTTCTTGAGAACATAAACTCTAGTGAACCGTTTGGCACCTGGCCACCGCCGGCTTTATTAAAATAGCTTTTAACATTGGCTACGGTACGAGTGGTATTATCTGTAGCTGCTTCAACAAATACCAATACGCCATGTGGTCCTTTTCCTTCGTAAGTTGTTTCAATAAAAGCTGCTGCATCTTTTCCCGAAGCACGTTTAATGGCGGCATCAATATTTGCTTTTGGCATATTTTGCGCCTTGGCATTCATGATAGCGGTACGTAAAGCCGGGTTCAAATCCGCTTCAGGGCCTCCCTCTTTTGCTGCAATTGTTATCTTTTTCGAAAGTTTCGGAAATACTCTCGACATTTTATCCCAGCGTTTCTCCTTCGCTGCCCTTCGGTATTCAAATGCTCTTCCCATGAATATGTCTGTTTTGAAATTTTGTGCGAAAATAAATACTGAAAAGGGAAATACCAAAATCAATAACTTTTTTCTGGGTATTTTACCTTGTCCGCACAGGTTTATCGGTATCGATAACTACAAAGCCAGTTTTTTAGGTTTACATACCTTTTCCTCTTTTCTTACTTTGGCACCACATTTTTTGCAACTGAACTTCGCTTCTTTTTTATCCTGAAATCCCTTCTTTTTACATGCTTTTTTACTCATCTCCAATTTTCCTTTTCACGATGTACTACAACAACGTTTACAGGGTAATTGTTTTGCAGGTATTCTCCAATTTTCTCTGCCGAATAAACTGAACGATGCTGGCCTCCGGTGCAACCAAAACCTATTGACAGGTGAGAAAAACCTCTTTCAAGATAAACCTTCACCGACTGATCGATCAATACTTTCGCCGCATCAATAAAAAGCCGGATTTCCGATTTTTGTTCTAAAAACTCCTGCACCGACAAGTCCCTACCACTTAGCTTCTTATATTCATCGTAACGGCCTGGATTGTTAATGGCACGGCAATCAAAAACATGACCTCCGCCATTTCCCGATGGATCATCGGGATAGCCTTTTTTATAAGAAAAACTTGTTACCCGAACAGTTAAATTCGATTTCTCCTGCCCTATTTCTTTTAGCACCTCTGAATGGGTAAGCTGGTTTAACACATTGGTTAATTCGGGCAATGCAACAGGTAAATTTAAATCGGCTAACAATACCTCCAGATTTTTCAAGGCGTAAGGAATACTTTTTAGAAAATGTTCTTTTTTCTCGTAAAAACCTCTGAAACCATAAGCCCCCATTGCCTGCATAATTCGAATAAGAACAAATCCTTTGAAATATCCGGCAAATTTTTCCTCATCAACCTTCATGTATTTTTTAAGCTCCGAAATATAGAAATTGTACAACTGGGTTCTTACACTTCCCGGAATATCGGCCTTACCATCGTACAACAACGAGGCTAAATCGTATTGCAGCGCCCCTAATCGTCCCCCCTGGTAATCAATAAAATAAACATCGTCATCTTTTAACATTACATTGCGCGACTGAAAATCGCGATACAAAAAGTAGTTGGAACTGGCACTTAGCAGGTAATTACTAAAGAGCTGAAAATCATCTTCCAGTGCCTGTTCGTCAAAATGAATTTTGGCCAGTTTCAAAAAGTAGTATTTAAAATAATTTAAATCCCACATCATCGATTGTTTATCAAATGCTTCGCGCGGATAACAAACCGAATAGTCAATTTCTTTGCCAGCAATGATTTGAATTTTAGGCAGAGCCTGTAAAACCTTTTTATATACCGAAATTATATTTTCAGAAAATCCCTCTTCTTCACGTGTTTTTGTGAGAAACTCAAAAAGCGTGGTATTTCCTAAATCCTCTAACAAATACTTTTTCAGGTCGGAACTTACCGAATATACTTTTGGAACTTTTACTCCCTTAATGTAAAAATGATTGCTAAACGATAAAAACGCGGTGTTTTCCTTAACGTCGCTGTTTAAAGCGCCTATTACCGTACGATTTTTATTACCTAAACGGCAGTATTGACGGTACGAGCCCGATGGTGGCAATAACTCAAATTGTTCGACCTTTTCATTAAAATGACTCTCGAAGAGTTGAATTATTTCGTTTTTTTCTGCTGTCTTCAACGATTATAATTTTAAATTAAACTTACATTTATAGCTTAAAAGTAATTGGCTATGGGTAAAACCAAAATCAAAAGTATCTATTTTTTGAGATTACTAAGAAATTTCTTCTTATTGATTGGTTTTTTCTTCTTTTTATGCGTGGTTTTGGCATTTACCGAACAGCCCTACTGGGTTTATCATTGGCTGGGGACCAGTAAATCGGAATTAAAATGGGAACCCCGGCATATTATTTTACTGGGTGGTGGCGGAATGCCAAGCGAAAGTAACCTGATACGTTGCTGGTACGCACAGCGGGCGGCAAAATCGTTTCCCAATACAAAATTAATTATTGCTATGCCCGGTTTAACCGAAGACAGTTTAAGCACACCAAACAGAATAAAAGCAGAGCTTGTGGCCGGTGGTATTCCACACAAAAGAATTGGTTTTGAGCCCCTTGGCACCAATACCCGATCGCAGGCGCTGGAATGTATGCGCCAGGTAAAAATGCAGGCCCCCATACTTCTTGTTACTTCGCCCGAACACATGCGCCGAGCTGTATTATCGTTTAAAAAGGCCGGATTTACAAAGATAAATGCTTTACCGGCTTTTGAAAATGCTTCTGAAGCAGACCTTTCATTTACAGATGATGAACTTGGAGGCAATGCCCCGCTGATACCCGATGTAGGAGAAAGTACCAATATGCGTTACCAGGTTTGGAACCATTTAAAATATGAAATATTAATTGCCCGCGAACTGGTTGCCTTAAGCTACTACAAACTAAGAGGATGGATTTAAACCGCTTATAACTGAACTATTAAAACCGTTGGTTCATCATTACGCAGCACATCAACCGTAATCGTTTGTCCGGCTTCCAGACTTTTTAAACGATCCATATACTCATAAATATTGCCCACTTTTTTGCCTTCAATGGCAATAATGATATCGCCTTTTTTCATGCCCGCTTTAAAGGCCGGTTTACCTTTGGTGACGGCATCAATGCGCATACCTCTTTTTTCAATACCAGCAAAATCGGGCATAACGCCTAAAGTTACTTTGTAACGTCCGCCACGGCTTCGCTGAAATTTACTTCCGGCTTCCTGAAAAGTAAGCTTCTCTTCGCGGTTTGCAACCTCGGCAAGCACCGCTGCCGAATACTCCATAACCAATTGTGCTCCTTCAAAATTTATGAGTTCGACATCGTCTTGCGGTGTATGGTAATCGGGATGTGCCCCGGTAGAAATAAAAAACACGGGGATATCTTGCAAATAAAATGAAGCATGATCTGATGGTCCGATTCCCTCGCCAGAAAGCGCCAGCTGAAAACCGGGATTCAGATTGTTTAATATCTGTTCTGTTTCAACAGCAGTTTTTGTGCCCCCAATACTCAAACTTTTCGTTTCATTATCTAAACGGCCTACCATATCAAAATTTAACATCGCTACCATTTTATCCGTGTTTACCGGAGGTTCTGCAGTAAATGCTTTCGACCCCACCAGGCCCATTTCTTCGGCTCCAAATGCAACAAAAATAACACTACGTTTATTGTTTTTTTCACCGGCCAGTTTCTCTGCCAGCTGTATTACTGCCGATACTCCCGAAGCATTATCGTCGGCACCGTTGTGCACAGCAATGGTATCCACTGCTCTCGAGCCCGAGCCCGGGCCACCCATTCCAAGGTGATCAAAATGAGCGCCTACCACTACATATTCATCTTTCAACCTCTCATCAGTACCGGGAAGCATTGCAACAACATTTCGGGTGGTAGTTTCTTTAAGCTCCACACTAACATTTGCTGTTACCAACGAAGCAAGCTGCATGTTCTTTCCGGTATTTTGCTCCAGCATTTTTGCTTCCAGAGTTTCAATACTTTCGCCACTTCCCTCAAGTATTTTATTGGCAACGGCACGTGTTACCTGTATTACAGGAATGGAAAAGCGGCTACTGTTTTTATCAAAAAACAACGACGACAATTCATCTTTTTCGCTAAACTTTGTGCCGGCAACAAAAATAATTCCGGCAGCATTTTTATCTGAGGCGGTTAAAGCTTTTGCACGCTCAGTAGAATATTGCAATAGCGGACTGTTGGCATTATCCAAATCAGGATCGCCCTGAAGTACCATTAACCATTTACCACTAACATCGATGTTTTCAAAATCGTTCCATTGTAAGGAATCTCTTTTTACCTCAAGTCCAAAACCGGCAAAAACTACCGGAGCCTCCACTTTTGTGTTTGCCGAAAAAGCATAGGGTAAAAAATCCGTTTCAACATTAAAATTAACATCGTCAACCTTTAACAGGTTCCCCTCGGCTACCTGTGCCGATGTTACCAGGTTAAACTCCTGAAATCCGTTATCAAATAAAAGCTCCAGACCTGCAGACTCAAATTTTTCAACAATATATTGCGCCGCCAATAAATCACCTTTTTCACCTGATTTTCGCCCTTTTAACGAATCGGAAGCCAAATAATTGATGTTTTCACGTATTTCTTCAACGCTTATTTCGCTATTAAAATTCGGACCACAAGCTGCAAAAACCAATATGCCTACAATAAAAACAATGTATTTCATCGGATAAAAATTATTTCTTTTCAACGGTATAAAACTGGATTCGCATGATTGTTTAGCTATGGTTTTGAACCTATTACTTATGCTCCTCCTTTTTTTTCTGTATTAATATTCTGTTTTGAAAACAACTGGAAATAAATTTGGTTTTATGTTTTATAAAAACTTTCAACGAAGATATAGATTGACCAGCAATATTACCTATAAATCGTGATTTAAAAAAAGTAGATGTGTATATTTACCACTTCGTAAAAAAACATACATTTTGATAGCATTCGGAATAAAATACTGGCTCATATTATTACCTGGCATTCTACTTTTTGCTGCAGGTATTTCATTGTTACTGTACGCAAACAAAAAGGCTAACAAAGAATTATCGAAACTTCAACGCGGCCTCCTGATGGCCTTAAGGTTTTCTTCGTTTTTTTTAATAGCTGTCTTGCTTTTATCCCCATTTATCAGAAATTTGAAGAAGGTTACCCAAAACCCGGTAATTATTGCTGCCTGGGACAATTCCGGTTCGTTGGTTTCTTCTCCCGACTCGCTTCGTATAATGCAAACCATTCAAAACCAAAAGAAGTTGATTGAGGATGAACTGGGAGCTAATTTTGAACTGACTACGTATACATTCGGAGAGGAAGCCAGAACAAGCAAGGAACTTTATTTTACTGAAAAGGGATCGGATTACAGCAATTTACTAACTACCGTAATTAACAACCATTTTAATCAGAATATTGGTGCTTTGCTAATTGTGGGCGATGGGATTTATAACCAGGGAAAGAATCCTGTAAATATACTCGACC
Above is a genomic segment from uncultured Draconibacterium sp. containing:
- a CDS encoding RNase adapter RapZ, with the protein product MKTAEKNEIIQLFESHFNEKVEQFELLPPSGSYRQYCRLGNKNRTVIGALNSDVKENTAFLSFSNHFYIKGVKVPKVYSVSSDLKKYLLEDLGNTTLFEFLTKTREEEGFSENIISVYKKVLQALPKIQIIAGKEIDYSVCYPREAFDKQSMMWDLNYFKYYFLKLAKIHFDEQALEDDFQLFSNYLLSASSNYFLYRDFQSRNVMLKDDDVYFIDYQGGRLGALQYDLASLLYDGKADIPGSVRTQLYNFYISELKKYMKVDEEKFAGYFKGFVLIRIMQAMGAYGFRGFYEKKEHFLKSIPYALKNLEVLLADLNLPVALPELTNVLNQLTHSEVLKEIGQEKSNLTVRVTSFSYKKGYPDDPSGNGGGHVFDCRAINNPGRYDEYKKLSGRDLSVQEFLEQKSEIRLFIDAAKVLIDQSVKVYLERGFSHLSIGFGCTGGQHRSVYSAEKIGEYLQNNYPVNVVVVHREKENWR
- a CDS encoding YebC/PmpR family DNA-binding transcriptional regulator, with the protein product MGRAFEYRRAAKEKRWDKMSRVFPKLSKKITIAAKEGGPEADLNPALRTAIMNAKAQNMPKANIDAAIKRASGKDAAAFIETTYEGKGPHGVLVFVEAATDNTTRTVANVKSYFNKAGGGQVPNGSLEFMFSRKAVFEFAMPEAMELEEIELELIDAGLDEIEENDGTYYAYGEYTSFSDLAHKFEELEIEVSKAELRRIPNTPVEFSEEQLEDIEKMLDRMEEDEDVQAVYTNIA
- a CDS encoding M28 family peptidase, whose protein sequence is MKYIVFIVGILVFAACGPNFNSEISVEEIRENINYLASDSLKGRKSGEKGDLLAAQYIVEKFESAGLELLFDNGFQEFNLVTSAQVAEGNLLKVDDVNFNVETDFLPYAFSANTKVEAPVVFAGFGLEVKRDSLQWNDFENIDVSGKWLMVLQGDPDLDNANSPLLQYSTERAKALTASDKNAAGIIFVAGTKFSEKDELSSLFFDKNSSRFSIPVIQVTRAVANKILEGSGESIETLEAKMLEQNTGKNMQLASLVTANVSVELKETTTRNVVAMLPGTDERLKDEYVVVGAHFDHLGMGGPGSGSRAVDTIAVHNGADDNASGVSAVIQLAEKLAGEKNNKRSVIFVAFGAEEMGLVGSKAFTAEPPVNTDKMVAMLNFDMVGRLDNETKSLSIGGTKTAVETEQILNNLNPGFQLALSGEGIGPSDHASFYLQDIPVFFISTGAHPDYHTPQDDVELINFEGAQLVMEYSAAVLAEVANREEKLTFQEAGSKFQRSRGGRYKVTLGVMPDFAGIEKRGMRIDAVTKGKPAFKAGMKKGDIIIAIEGKKVGNIYEYMDRLKSLEAGQTITVDVLRNDEPTVLIVQL
- a CDS encoding YdcF family protein, giving the protein MRLLRNFFLLIGFFFFLCVVLAFTEQPYWVYHWLGTSKSELKWEPRHIILLGGGGMPSESNLIRCWYAQRAAKSFPNTKLIIAMPGLTEDSLSTPNRIKAELVAGGIPHKRIGFEPLGTNTRSQALECMRQVKMQAPILLVTSPEHMRRAVLSFKKAGFTKINALPAFENASEADLSFTDDELGGNAPLIPDVGESTNMRYQVWNHLKYEILIARELVALSYYKLRGWI